In Pirellula sp. SH-Sr6A, the DNA window TGGACAAGGAATCGTTGGCACCCCTAGCGACTTCGGACGCTTGGGAGACGAACCGACCCACCCCGAGTTGCTGGATTGGTTAACCACCCAAGCGATCGAGAACGGTTGGTCGTTCAAATGGCTGCACAAGCAGATCCTCCTTTCCGCTGCTTGGCAGCAATCGGCCCGACATCCCGAGGCCTCAGCCCAGCAGACCATCGATCCCAACGAACGGCTCTTGTGGCGAGCACGGGTGCGACGATTGCAAGCGGAACAGATACGGGATGCGATGCTCGTCGCGACCGGAGAGCTAACCAGCCAAACCGGAGGACCGAGCGTCACGGAAGATCAACCGCGTCGATCTCTCTACCTGAAGAGTTTCCGAAATCAAAACGATACCTTCCTGCACGGGTTTGATGTCGCCAATGGCTTGCAAAGCGTCGCCGTCCGCGACAATACCACCACGCCGACGCAATCCCTGTTGCTCCTCAACGGCAAATACGCGCGCGAGCGAGCCGAACGACTGGCAAAACGAGTTCGAGAGGAATCTTCCGACCCCGAGAATGCCATCCATCTCGCGTTTCGTTGGAGCTGGGGTGTCGATCCCTCCGATGCAGAAATGGATCGAGCGCGGCAGTACCTTCAGATCTCCACGGGGGAAGACGGACCTCAATTTGATCCGGACAAATTCTCGGATCTCTGCCATATCTTATTCAATTCGAACCAGTTTCTTTACCTCGAGTAGTCGCAACCAAAGGCTCCCATGGATACGTTCCAAGTCAATCGACGACAATGGCTTCAAAATGCAGGAATGGGGTTTGGGGGTATCGCCCTCCACTGGATGCTTTCGAACGAGAAAGCGGTTGCAGAGATCCATCATCCCCCCAAAGCCAAGCGAGTGATCTGGTTGTTCTTGGAGGGTGGGCCAAGCCATCTGGATCTGCTCGATCCCAAACCCTTGCTGAACGAGTTGTCAGGAAAGCCGCTTCCGAGCAGCTTCCGCGAACCGATCACTGCGATGGGAGAAAAAGGAGCGCCCCTCCTCGCATCGCCTCGCCAGTGGAAGCAATATGGCGAAAGCGGGCTCTACGCATCCGATTGGATTCCCCACATCGGTGAATGCCTCGATGACATCGCGGTGATCCGGTCCTGTTGGACCAACGGCATCAATCATGCCGGGGGGGTTTGCCAAATGAACACCTGCCTAAACTTTGCAGGACGTCCCTCCCTCGGTTCTTGGGTCAACTTCGGACTCGGAACCGAAAACGAGAACTTGCCCGCCTTCGTCGTTCTGTGCGATAACGCCGGTCGCCCCGTCAACGGTCCTCGCAATTGGGGAAGTGGTTTCATGCCTGCGTCCTACCAAGGCGTTCGAATACAAGGCGGAGAAGCCGAGCCGATTCCCAACTTGCGAACACCTGAGGATCAAACCGGCAGCCGGCTGGAAACCAAGCTCCAATTGCTGAAGCAATTCAACCAGTCCTACGCCGCATTGCATCCGCAACAGTCGGAACTGGAAGCCCGGATCCGCAGCTACGAGTTGGCTTTCCGCATGCAAGCAGAAGCACCCGAAGCGCTCGACCTCTCGCAAGAAACCGAAGAAACGCAACAGTTATACGGACTGGACCAAAAGGAAACGCAATCCTTTGGACGCAACTGCCTGCTCGCCCGGCGGTTGGTCGAACGAGGGGTCCGCTTTGTCCAGCTCTATAGCGGTACAGGGAGCAAGTGGGATTCGCACGCGGATATCGAAAAGAACCACGGAAATCTTTGCAGATCGATGGACAAGCCGGTAGCGGGATTGCTCAAAGATCTCAAGCAGCGAGGACTGCTGGACGACACGCTCGTGATTTGGGGGGGCGAATTTGGCAGGACACCTATGAGTGAAAAAGGAAATGGCCGCGATCACAACCCGACCGGCTTCACGATCTGGATGGCAGGAGGTGGCGTGAAAGGAGGGCAAACGATCGGAGCGACCGATGAACTCGGCCTCTACGCGATCGAGGACAAAATGCACGTTCACGACATCCACGCCTCCATTCTTTGGCTGCTCGGTCTGGACAACATGAAACTGACGTACGACCACAAAGGTCGAATCGAACGCCCCACGATCAACGAAGGACGATTCCAAAAGAAACTCATCACCGGTTGAGAAAACCCATGAGCCAAGGAATCGCAAACCCGACGGGACGCCTGTCTACCTCCTCTCCCGGAGTCCGACTTGATTCGAACTCGGACTCGATCGCCACATCGATTCGTAATTCTGTGAAACGCTATGCGCGAATGCGTCTCCGATGGAACGTCGCGCGTGCATCCATCGCCTTCGGACTTGTTCTTGGTATCGGTTGGATGCTGTCCATCCTGCTGGACGGATTCTTGTGGCTGGAGCCGTGGGTCCGTATCCCACTCGCCATCGCACTCTGGCTCGTTGCGTTCGGTATTGCGTGGCGAACCGGCTTATCCGAATTGCTCTCATCCAGCTCGTTGGTAGACCGCGCCCGAGAGATCGAGCAACGGCACCCTCATTTTCAAGAAAGACTCATTGCCAGCGTCGATTTCGATACCCCGGCGACCGCATCGAGGGGTTTCTCGCTGGAATTTGTACAACAAACCATGCATGCGGCCCTCCGAGAGTTGAGACAGCTGGATTGGAGATCGCTGATCCCATGGAGACAGTTGCAGCAGTCTACTCTGGCCCTCCTTCTCCTGGGCATATCAGCCGTTGGCCTATCGCTCTTTCCGAATCTTCAGTTTCAGCAGCGCTGGCTGCGGGTAGCCCTCCCATTTCTGGATGTCCAACTCCCTCGCTCATGGCGAATCGAATTCCTTTCGCCCAAAGCGGAACGCTTTGAAGCACCTTCGCAGCAAATCATTGAAATAGCCGTCCGCGCCCACTCTTTAAAGAATCAAACGACGAACCCTGAAACGGCCGTCATCGAGTTTCATTCCGACGAACACACCCATGCACCGGAGAACCGTTTCTCTACCGTTGCTCTCAAACCGGACGCGAGCAGGAGCGATGTCTTCATCGCCAAAGTCCCGATAGGTGAGCAAGCGGTTCGATACCGAGCGGTGATCGATGATGCTGCCTCTTCCTGGCGTACCCTCGTCCCGCTTCTGCGTCCCCACCCCATTCGCTTTCAAGGAATCGTGACTTCCCCTGCCTACTCAGGGCTGGAACGGCGTTCGATCGACCAGGAGCAAGGGGATTTGCAGGTCCTGGCAGGGAGCAGCGTGGCCCTTCGCATCGCGGTCGATCAACCCTTGGATAGAGCCACCGTAACCATCGAAGACCTGGAGACTGGTGAACAATTCGAAAGGAAGATGGCTCGTGGTTCCGAGGACCGGGAATGGACATTTGACTGGAAAGCCGATCGATCAGCCAAATACCAACTGCAACTCGATTCCAAGACGCTTTTCGGAGGAGAATCGCTGCGAAATACTCTAAGCACTCGATATCGAATCGATGCTGTTGCCGATCCGGCCAGCGAGATCCAGTGGCTCCCTACCGACCGAACCCTGTGGCAGGAACCGCCACTTCCAGACCAGACCTGGATCACCACTCTGGATGTCCCCATTGCGCTCGGTGCCAAAGTCACGGACAACCTGGAGGTGCAGTCGCTTGTTCTGGAGTACTCGCTCAACGATGAAGTGTGGAAGGCCTGCCCCTACAATGCAACGTGTCCGCCCCCATCTCCGCAATGGAAAACCGACGATGGATCGAGATACAGCGCCATGATGCAGTGGGATTGGGACCCCATGACTTGCCAAGCCAAAGCAGGAGATACGATTCAACTAAGGTTGGTAGCCGTGGACAAGGCGGAACAGTCCTCCTACTCGGCGTTGCTCCGATATGCCATCACTTCCGAATCGCACGACCCGAAGAGATACGATGTGCTCAAGAGTCGAATGCGAGTTGCCAAACCCCTTGTGGCACTCAAGAACTCTATCGAAGGCTCATCGAAGCAGATCGACGAATGGATCAAGACGCTGGGCCAACCGGACAAGACAACGGCCCAGCCAGATGGCGTCGCGGCAGATCGACTTCAAGCTTTGCAGGGACTGAGTGACTGGAGCCAGCAGGTTCGCAATTCCCTGCAGGGAGTCCTTCAGATCGTGGAAGAGGAACTTCCAACACTCGAACGGGGTATTGATCAACGCGATCTGGAGTGGATCGCACAGGCGATACAAACGCTTACGAGCGAACAGTTGCCGCGCATCGACTTCGCAATTGCCATGGTGAGAGAGCAACCGAACGCCGGGGAGACCTCCAAACTCCCCGACATGGATCGGGAGCGGATCCAACAAACGATCCATTCAACCCGTTTCGTCCAGGACGTCTCCAGGCATCTCTCTCATCTGGCGCAGGTCAGTGCGGCATTCGAGATGCTCGCAACGCTCACAGGCGACATGCACGAACTTGCAAGCCTTCAGAAGAAAAATAGCAATGGATCCGAAAACTGGACCCTACCGCAATGGAAGCGATCGCAGATCATCGCGGACCAAGTATGGATCGATGCTAAGGAGCGCATCGGTCGCTACCAAGCAGAGTTGCCCCGTGGCACCGCAGACGGACTAGCCGATTGGCAAAAGTGGATGGAGGATTCGCGTCAACGCATTCGCGATACCTTGGAACCGCTTCAAGGAGGAGCTGAATTGAACAAAATCCGCGAACGGATCCGTATCGATTCGAGCGAACTTCACGATCGAAGCTGGATGTTTCGATACGACAATATTCCTTCTCAAGCCCAGGGTGCCCGCAGTGAGCTGATCATGGGGAAGCGGCAACCTGTTTACCACTCGCTCGAATCCATCCTCCAGAAACTTCGCGCACACGATAGTCTCGCGAAGAATCCGAGCACCTCCACTGCAAACTTAGCCGACAGTATGAAGGCGATCGAGACGGAGTGGCGGATGGTGGGTGAATCCTCTTCTGGACGGTTGCTGCTATTGCGTTCGACGCACCAGCTGCGGAAGTCCCAGGACACCGCCTATTCCGCGGACATGGGACTCGCCTCGCGAGCATGGAAGGCCCTCATATCGCAGTGGTTTCAGAGCCCGAGCGACCGAGACTCGACACGCGGGAATCTCGAACTCGTGGCACAAGCGATTCGAGTTTTAGAAGGTGCCCACGAGCTCCACGACGCTCAGCAAGCCCTCTCGGCTCTCGCGGCTTCGGAGCGATACACCGATAAACCGTTCGAGGCCTTGGCCTACGCTTCCCCGACGTTGGGAGCCATTGCGAAGGGGTTGGAGAATGCACACCGTCGCTTGCGAGAAACGGGACGGATGGATAACAA includes these proteins:
- a CDS encoding DUF1501 domain-containing protein, with amino-acid sequence MDTFQVNRRQWLQNAGMGFGGIALHWMLSNEKAVAEIHHPPKAKRVIWLFLEGGPSHLDLLDPKPLLNELSGKPLPSSFREPITAMGEKGAPLLASPRQWKQYGESGLYASDWIPHIGECLDDIAVIRSCWTNGINHAGGVCQMNTCLNFAGRPSLGSWVNFGLGTENENLPAFVVLCDNAGRPVNGPRNWGSGFMPASYQGVRIQGGEAEPIPNLRTPEDQTGSRLETKLQLLKQFNQSYAALHPQQSELEARIRSYELAFRMQAEAPEALDLSQETEETQQLYGLDQKETQSFGRNCLLARRLVERGVRFVQLYSGTGSKWDSHADIEKNHGNLCRSMDKPVAGLLKDLKQRGLLDDTLVIWGGEFGRTPMSEKGNGRDHNPTGFTIWMAGGGVKGGQTIGATDELGLYAIEDKMHVHDIHASILWLLGLDNMKLTYDHKGRIERPTINEGRFQKKLITG